In Blastopirellula sp. J2-11, a single genomic region encodes these proteins:
- a CDS encoding HDOD domain-containing protein → MKKNVAVLYTRPEKDSSPLVKAFEAADFDVLAIHDSESLYRIVNRQQIDAIVIENKLNSFLTGLETLSRLEQALVRPVTVLLGTLSEKEKASAKDGNVDYLFGWDASPNEIADACFRSCRWEANRGLFIPESARHLVRDADFLQPLPQLAVKIAKYFNDESATISDVANDISKDALAAAEIFRKLNCSSAGLPNKVHRLQDAVSLLGIKQTVVIVLRFCIHRCQTDLLERLDSDLISWFGVRSTMIASTASVFAQRCQDICPDMAYLLGLFQDIGMLALAHEYDSYFKIIQRYRTVPQVRLEMLEEEDYEITHADVSAAIMQQWQLPASFIRLILHHHNAESDSVDLSEMEQGVIRAMQIGEALANMQDYPSLCRFQRFEQLLQALPNYDKINVKSCLGEAIAKASESADLYKTPIPDAKQWKNFVIGIGDQLAGRAPSQGFVDEAEIPADSVSPKNDAIPLLIVVDENPAIATHVRAALSEFAIAVEHWMTPKSCEELRGNICGILCEAHFSNDSGISFIQRVRNRGNETPIIMMSQDRNRMTILKSIQAGINEFLTKPFSEGQLLEKLQRQGILSEALATPQQ, encoded by the coding sequence ATGAAAAAGAATGTCGCCGTGCTATATACTCGCCCTGAGAAAGACTCCTCTCCACTAGTGAAAGCATTTGAAGCCGCCGACTTTGACGTGCTGGCGATCCATGATTCAGAATCTCTCTATCGGATTGTTAATCGACAACAAATCGATGCGATTGTGATCGAGAATAAGCTCAATAGCTTTCTGACTGGTCTAGAAACGTTATCGCGTCTCGAACAAGCTTTGGTGCGGCCTGTCACGGTGCTACTGGGAACCTTATCGGAAAAAGAAAAAGCATCCGCAAAAGATGGGAATGTCGACTATCTCTTCGGCTGGGACGCTTCGCCCAACGAGATTGCCGACGCCTGCTTTCGTTCTTGCCGATGGGAAGCGAATCGAGGACTATTCATTCCCGAAAGCGCTCGCCATTTGGTGCGCGACGCCGACTTTTTGCAACCGCTGCCTCAGTTAGCGGTGAAGATCGCCAAGTACTTCAACGACGAATCGGCGACAATCTCTGATGTGGCGAATGACATCTCTAAAGATGCGCTTGCCGCGGCCGAGATTTTCCGCAAGTTGAATTGCTCCTCTGCGGGGCTGCCGAACAAAGTCCATCGGCTTCAGGACGCGGTTTCGCTGCTCGGCATCAAGCAAACGGTGGTGATCGTCCTCCGCTTTTGCATTCATCGCTGCCAAACGGATTTGTTGGAGCGTCTGGATAGCGATTTGATCTCCTGGTTCGGAGTTCGCAGTACGATGATCGCCAGCACGGCGTCGGTCTTCGCTCAACGTTGTCAAGACATTTGTCCTGACATGGCTTATCTGCTGGGTCTCTTTCAAGACATCGGCATGTTGGCGCTGGCGCATGAATACGACAGCTATTTCAAAATCATCCAGCGTTATCGAACCGTTCCACAAGTGCGTCTAGAAATGCTGGAAGAGGAAGACTACGAAATAACGCACGCCGACGTGTCGGCGGCGATCATGCAACAATGGCAATTGCCCGCTTCGTTTATTCGCCTGATTTTGCACCATCACAATGCGGAATCCGACTCCGTCGATCTTTCGGAAATGGAACAGGGAGTTATCCGAGCCATGCAAATCGGCGAAGCGCTCGCCAATATGCAAGACTATCCTTCTTTATGCCGGTTCCAACGATTTGAGCAACTCCTGCAGGCTCTTCCCAACTATGACAAAATCAACGTCAAGAGTTGTCTTGGAGAAGCGATCGCCAAGGCGAGCGAATCCGCCGACTTGTACAAGACCCCCATCCCGGATGCGAAACAATGGAAAAATTTCGTGATTGGAATTGGAGACCAACTCGCAGGCCGCGCACCGAGCCAAGGTTTCGTGGACGAAGCGGAAATCCCCGCCGATTCGGTTAGCCCGAAAAATGACGCGATTCCCCTTTTGATCGTCGTGGACGAAAACCCAGCAATTGCTACGCATGTTCGAGCTGCACTATCCGAATTCGCGATTGCTGTCGAACATTGGATGACGCCCAAATCGTGCGAGGAATTAAGGGGGAACATTTGCGGAATTTTGTGCGAAGCTCACTTCAGCAACGACAGCGGCATTTCCTTTATTCAACGTGTGCGCAACCGTGGAAATGAGACGCCAATCATTATGATGAGCCAAGATCGCAATCGCATGACGATCCTCAAGTCGATTCAAGCCGGGATCAATGAATTTTTGACCAAGCCGTTTAGCGAGGGGCAGCTACTCGAGAAACTTCAGCGCCAAGGAATTCTCAGCGAAGCCCTGGCCACGCCGCAGCAATAA
- a CDS encoding DMT family transporter: protein MRPTDYAKLTVLAAIWGGSFLLMRIMAPALGPFGLASSRLLIAGIVLVTFFTARGLQIEWRRNWRQYTVIALLNAAIPFTMFGIAALYIPAGYSAVINATTPIFGVAWSAFVFGERPTWMMIVGAILGLLGVGVIAGLGPVAPSWELLAGSCACLTAAVCYSAAGVYIKTHTGRLKPMAVASAAQLIAGTLLIPGLFLYRPTPELITPLVIACTITLALLCSAVGFVLYYQLLADCGPTKALSVTYVVPVFGVLWGALFLGETITPLMIGGMALVIGGTFLLVRRH from the coding sequence ATGCGACCGACTGACTACGCGAAGCTGACGGTTTTGGCCGCCATTTGGGGCGGATCGTTCTTGCTGATGCGCATCATGGCGCCGGCGTTAGGACCGTTTGGACTGGCTTCAAGTCGTTTGCTGATCGCCGGCATTGTGTTGGTCACTTTTTTTACGGCTCGCGGACTCCAAATCGAGTGGCGCCGTAATTGGCGGCAATATACGGTGATTGCGCTGCTCAATGCGGCGATCCCGTTTACGATGTTCGGCATTGCGGCGCTCTACATTCCAGCCGGCTATTCGGCGGTGATCAACGCGACAACGCCGATCTTTGGCGTCGCTTGGAGCGCCTTTGTCTTTGGGGAACGTCCGACCTGGATGATGATCGTCGGCGCGATCCTCGGCTTGTTAGGCGTCGGCGTCATCGCTGGATTGGGCCCGGTCGCGCCGTCATGGGAATTGTTGGCAGGAAGCTGCGCCTGTTTGACCGCCGCCGTTTGCTATTCGGCGGCCGGCGTCTACATCAAGACCCACACCGGGCGCCTGAAACCGATGGCCGTCGCCAGCGCCGCGCAGTTGATCGCCGGTACGCTGCTGATCCCGGGGTTGTTCCTCTATCGACCGACGCCAGAGTTAATCACGCCGCTGGTGATTGCCTGCACGATCACCCTGGCGCTGCTATGCAGCGCTGTCGGTTTTGTCTTGTATTACCAACTGCTGGCCGATTGCGGCCCAACCAAAGCGCTCTCGGTGACCTACGTGGTGCCGGTCTTTGGCGTCTTGTGGGGCGCGCTCTTTTTGGGGGAGACGATCACGCCGCTGATGATCGGCGGAATGGCGCTGGTGATCGGCGGCACTTTCTTGCTGGTGCGGAGGCACTAA
- a CDS encoding MFS transporter, translated as MVERDAETPEQAALVQPSLSAETTREIAASCAPEGDRPTAIRYRVVAWLTAAAALAYLCRNSLGIAESQIRDDLGLSLVQSGHVMGAFFWSYAFFQVPTGAFSHRFGTRLALTIFAIAWSATTLATALSPGLWLLISAQLLMGVAQAGIFPASTNTVNYWMPMSSRSLACGVLSAGMQVGAIAAGILTGLLLSVMSWRWSFALISLPGVVWALAFYLRFRDRPGLAPEANAAEQALIQAGRPREQMAAADDDGGPTDWRAVLLHPGLWLIHGQQICRAAGYMFFVSWFPTFLQETRGVSIEHSGYMQGVVLAGALIGSLLGGILTDGIWRKTGSLWLSRSGVGATALGICSVLILCSWFVEDLNFAIGLLAFGVLFAQLASPAMFAAVIDISGSRAAQVLGAVNMTGNLAVAVCPILVGILFERTANWNLVLILFAAIYFIGAIFWAFVDTRHGIFTKADQQAEETLPINAVSVATAEE; from the coding sequence ATGGTCGAGCGAGATGCTGAAACGCCAGAACAAGCAGCACTGGTCCAGCCCTCCCTATCCGCCGAAACAACTCGCGAGATCGCGGCTTCCTGCGCGCCGGAAGGAGATCGTCCAACGGCGATTCGCTACCGCGTGGTCGCCTGGCTCACGGCGGCGGCGGCGCTGGCTTATCTCTGTCGCAATTCGCTCGGCATTGCCGAAAGTCAGATCCGTGACGACCTGGGGCTCTCCTTGGTTCAATCCGGGCACGTCATGGGAGCGTTCTTCTGGAGCTACGCATTTTTTCAAGTCCCGACCGGAGCATTCTCTCACCGTTTCGGCACTCGCCTAGCGCTGACGATTTTTGCGATCGCGTGGTCGGCCACGACGTTGGCGACGGCGCTCTCTCCCGGACTCTGGCTGTTGATTTCGGCCCAACTGTTGATGGGCGTCGCCCAAGCAGGCATCTTTCCGGCATCCACCAACACCGTTAATTATTGGATGCCGATGTCCTCCCGATCTTTGGCGTGCGGCGTGCTGTCCGCGGGAATGCAAGTCGGAGCAATCGCGGCCGGCATCCTGACCGGTCTGTTGTTAAGCGTGATGAGTTGGCGCTGGAGTTTTGCTCTGATTTCGCTTCCCGGCGTCGTGTGGGCGCTGGCGTTTTATCTGCGGTTTCGTGATCGACCAGGACTTGCTCCCGAGGCCAACGCGGCGGAACAAGCGTTGATCCAAGCAGGTCGACCGCGCGAGCAAATGGCCGCTGCCGACGATGATGGCGGTCCCACCGACTGGAGAGCCGTTCTGCTTCATCCCGGGCTATGGCTGATCCATGGACAACAGATCTGTCGAGCAGCCGGCTATATGTTTTTCGTCAGTTGGTTCCCAACGTTTCTGCAAGAGACGCGCGGCGTTTCGATCGAACATTCCGGCTATATGCAGGGGGTCGTCTTGGCGGGAGCGCTGATTGGCAGCCTCTTAGGAGGAATCTTGACCGATGGGATCTGGCGAAAGACCGGGAGCCTATGGCTTAGTCGTAGCGGTGTCGGTGCGACGGCGCTGGGTATTTGCTCGGTGCTGATTCTCTGCAGTTGGTTCGTTGAAGATCTCAATTTTGCGATCGGCCTGTTAGCGTTCGGCGTCTTGTTCGCGCAACTGGCCAGTCCCGCGATGTTCGCCGCGGTTATAGATATCAGCGGTTCACGCGCGGCCCAGGTGCTAGGCGCCGTCAATATGACCGGAAACCTCGCGGTCGCCGTTTGTCCTATTTTGGTCGGCATCCTCTTCGAGCGAACCGCCAATTGGAATTTGGTGCTGATCCTGTTCGCGGCGATTTATTTTATCGGAGCCATCTTCTGGGCGTTCGTGGACACGCGCCACGGAATTTTCACCAAGGCAGATCAACAAGCCGAGGAAACGCTTCCGATCAACGCAGTCAGCGTAGCGACCGCCGAAGAATGA
- a CDS encoding ribonucleotide-diphosphate reductase subunit beta, whose product MSIPSVDNQLETGDGQRVRANDKRLVNCSQVDVNQLMPLKYNWAWEHYINGCANHWMPTEVPMTKDIETWRSDKLTDDERLVIMRNLGFFSTAESLVGNNLVLAIFKHVTNAECRQYLLRQAFEEAVHSHTFLYVVESLGLNEGEIFNMYHEVPAITRKDQFEMKLTAEVLSPDFSTDTYEGLQAFLKNLIGYYIIMEGIFFYTGFVMVLSFHRRNLMTGIGEQFQYILRDETVHLNFGIDLINGIKAENPDLWTPEFQAEIIDLIKQAVELEIEYAGDCLPNGILGLNRDLFRDYVHYVADRRVERIGLPKQFDSKTNPFPWMSETMDLAKEKNFFETRVTEYQSSGALNWD is encoded by the coding sequence ATGTCTATTCCCAGTGTCGATAACCAACTCGAAACCGGCGACGGCCAACGAGTACGGGCCAACGACAAACGCCTGGTCAACTGCTCGCAGGTCGACGTCAATCAGCTGATGCCGCTGAAATACAATTGGGCTTGGGAGCACTACATTAATGGGTGCGCCAACCATTGGATGCCGACCGAAGTGCCGATGACCAAGGACATCGAAACCTGGCGCAGCGACAAGCTGACCGACGACGAACGTCTGGTCATCATGCGTAACCTCGGGTTCTTTTCGACCGCCGAAAGCCTGGTTGGCAACAACTTGGTCTTGGCGATCTTCAAGCATGTCACCAACGCCGAATGTCGCCAGTATTTGCTGCGTCAAGCGTTTGAAGAAGCGGTTCACTCGCACACCTTCCTCTACGTCGTCGAAAGTCTCGGCCTGAACGAAGGGGAAATCTTCAACATGTATCATGAGGTCCCGGCGATCACGCGCAAGGACCAGTTTGAAATGAAGCTGACGGCCGAAGTCCTCAGCCCCGATTTCAGCACCGATACGTACGAAGGTCTCCAGGCGTTCCTGAAGAACCTGATCGGCTACTACATCATCATGGAGGGGATCTTCTTCTACACCGGGTTTGTGATGGTGCTGTCGTTCCATCGCCGGAACTTGATGACCGGCATCGGCGAACAGTTCCAGTACATCCTGCGTGATGAGACGGTCCACCTGAACTTTGGCATCGACCTGATCAACGGCATCAAAGCCGAAAACCCCGATCTGTGGACGCCGGAATTCCAGGCCGAGATCATCGACCTGATCAAACAGGCGGTCGAGTTGGAAATCGAATACGCCGGCGACTGTCTGCCGAACGGCATTTTGGGCCTCAACCGCGACCTGTTCCGCGACTATGTCCATTACGTCGCCGATCGCCGCGTCGAACGTATCGGCTTGCCGAAGCAATTCGATTCGAAGACCAACCCGTTCCCGTGGATGAGCGAAACGATGGACCTGGCGAAGGAAAAGAACTTCTTCGAAACCCGGGTCACCGAGTATCAAAGCTCGGGGGCGCTGAACTGGGACTAA
- a CDS encoding ribonucleoside-diphosphate reductase subunit alpha → MTTVTSPAVALEVRKRDGRIISFDVVRIAYAIGKAFRAEIGVPDGQELESSLENQVKSISEAVIDQIESRPFSRDGVDVESIQDAVEIQLMRHGHFSVARRYILYREEHAKLRALRAADSDGNLVAPRINVKQEDGTKEPFDATRLRRRVYSAVRGLEQNCSAEELVEETYRSLYDGITPQEIYRAMILASRSRIERDPDYDKVAARLMLMVIYNEAIGRLHPKEDIAEVTRREFSTYISTGIEAGRLAERLRDFDLERISAALRPERDAAFPYLGLQTIYDRYLLHIDGRRIETPQYFWMRVAMGLAWNEENKEDRAIEFYNILSTFRFTSATPTLFNSGTLHPQLSSCYLSTVDDDLEHIFKVVSDNAMLSKWAGGLGNDWTNIRATNAHIKGTNGQSQGVIPFLKVVNDTAIAVNQGGKRKGAVCSYLESWHLDVEEFLDLRKNTGDDRRRTHDMHTANWIPDLFMKRVRENADWTLFSPDETPDLHDLCGSAFQARYEEYEKLADEGKMRLFRRLPANELWRKMLTRLFETGHPWITWKDPSNVRSPQDHVGVVHSSNLCTEILLNTSKDEIAVCNLGSINLVAHIRNGELDLEKLRETVTTAARMLDNVIDINYYPTGEAKTSNARHRPVGMGLMGFQDALSSLGVSYASQEAVEFADRSMEAISYFAILASSQLAAERGTYETYKGSKWDRGILPIDSLDILEQERGLPIEVDRSSTLDWQVVRDSVREHGMRNSNVMAIAPTATISTIVGVSQSIEPTYKNLFVKSNLSGEFPQLNLRMVQDLKAEGLWDSDMVEAIKYYDGELTEIDRVPDELKLRYLTAFEVDSKWLIECGARRQKWIDMGQSLNLYMAQPSGRKLHDMYMLAWNVGLKTTYYLRTLSATQVEKSTIDVNRFGIQPRWMKNASASADIRVDRGDAAEILDELPPEQPKACNLDGDCESCQ, encoded by the coding sequence ATGACGACTGTCACCTCCCCCGCCGTAGCCCTGGAAGTTCGTAAACGGGACGGCCGCATCATTTCGTTTGATGTCGTTCGCATCGCCTATGCGATCGGCAAAGCTTTCCGCGCTGAAATCGGCGTGCCGGACGGTCAAGAACTGGAAAGTTCGCTCGAAAATCAGGTCAAAAGCATCTCGGAAGCGGTCATCGATCAGATCGAAAGTCGCCCGTTCAGCCGCGACGGAGTCGATGTCGAGTCGATCCAGGACGCGGTCGAAATCCAACTGATGCGTCACGGCCACTTCTCGGTCGCTCGCCGCTATATCCTCTACAGAGAAGAGCACGCCAAACTGCGTGCGTTGCGCGCCGCGGACAGCGACGGAAATCTGGTCGCTCCGCGGATCAACGTGAAGCAGGAAGATGGGACGAAAGAGCCGTTCGACGCGACTCGTCTGCGTCGTCGGGTCTATTCGGCCGTTCGTGGTCTGGAGCAAAACTGCTCGGCCGAAGAACTGGTCGAAGAGACCTATCGTTCGCTCTATGACGGCATCACGCCGCAAGAGATCTATCGCGCGATGATTCTCGCTTCGCGTTCGCGGATCGAACGTGACCCCGACTACGACAAGGTCGCCGCTCGCTTGATGCTGATGGTGATCTACAACGAAGCGATCGGGCGTCTGCATCCGAAAGAAGATATCGCCGAAGTCACGCGTCGCGAGTTCAGCACGTATATTTCGACCGGTATCGAAGCGGGCCGTCTGGCCGAACGACTGCGTGATTTCGATCTCGAGCGAATCTCGGCGGCTCTTCGTCCTGAACGTGACGCGGCGTTCCCGTACCTGGGGCTGCAGACGATCTATGATCGTTACTTGCTGCACATCGACGGTCGCCGGATCGAGACTCCCCAGTACTTCTGGATGCGTGTCGCAATGGGTCTGGCCTGGAACGAAGAGAACAAAGAAGACCGCGCGATCGAGTTCTACAACATTCTCTCGACGTTCCGCTTTACCTCGGCCACGCCGACGTTGTTCAACTCCGGCACGCTGCACCCGCAGCTCAGCTCGTGCTATCTGAGCACGGTCGATGACGACCTGGAGCACATCTTCAAGGTCGTTTCCGACAACGCGATGCTGTCAAAATGGGCCGGCGGACTTGGCAACGACTGGACCAACATCCGGGCCACCAACGCCCACATCAAGGGAACGAACGGCCAAAGCCAGGGCGTGATCCCGTTCCTGAAGGTCGTCAACGACACCGCGATCGCGGTCAACCAAGGGGGCAAACGCAAAGGCGCCGTCTGCTCGTACCTGGAATCTTGGCACTTGGACGTCGAAGAGTTTCTCGACCTCCGCAAGAACACCGGCGACGATCGCCGTCGTACGCATGACATGCATACGGCCAACTGGATCCCCGACTTGTTCATGAAGCGCGTTCGCGAAAACGCCGACTGGACGCTGTTCAGCCCGGACGAAACGCCCGACTTGCACGACCTGTGCGGTTCGGCCTTCCAAGCTCGTTACGAAGAGTACGAGAAGCTGGCCGACGAAGGCAAAATGCGTCTGTTCCGCCGCTTGCCGGCCAACGAACTGTGGCGAAAGATGCTGACTCGCTTGTTCGAGACCGGCCATCCGTGGATCACCTGGAAAGATCCGTCGAACGTCCGTTCGCCGCAGGATCACGTCGGCGTCGTTCATAGCAGCAACCTCTGCACCGAGATTTTGCTGAACACGTCCAAAGACGAAATCGCCGTTTGCAATCTGGGCAGCATCAACCTTGTCGCTCACATCCGCAATGGCGAGCTCGATCTCGAGAAGCTGCGTGAAACGGTCACCACCGCGGCCCGCATGCTCGACAATGTGATCGACATCAACTATTACCCCACCGGCGAAGCCAAGACCTCGAACGCGCGTCATCGCCCGGTCGGCATGGGTCTGATGGGTTTCCAAGACGCTTTGTCGTCGCTCGGCGTCAGCTACGCCAGCCAGGAAGCGGTCGAATTCGCCGATCGCAGCATGGAAGCGATTTCGTACTTCGCGATCCTCGCTTCGTCGCAATTAGCGGCCGAACGTGGAACGTACGAAACGTACAAGGGATCGAAATGGGATCGCGGCATTCTGCCGATCGACTCGCTCGACATCCTGGAACAAGAGCGCGGCCTGCCGATCGAAGTCGATCGCAGCTCGACCTTGGATTGGCAAGTTGTTCGCGACTCGGTTCGTGAGCATGGCATGCGTAACAGCAACGTCATGGCGATCGCACCGACCGCGACGATCTCAACCATCGTCGGCGTCTCGCAATCGATCGAACCGACCTACAAGAACCTGTTCGTCAAGAGCAACTTGTCGGGCGAGTTCCCGCAGCTCAACCTGCGGATGGTCCAAGACCTGAAGGCGGAAGGCTTGTGGGATAGCGACATGGTCGAAGCGATCAAGTACTACGACGGCGAACTGACCGAAATCGACCGAGTTCCGGACGAATTGAAGCTTCGCTATCTGACCGCATTTGAAGTCGACAGCAAGTGGTTGATCGAGTGCGGCGCCCGGCGCCAGAAATGGATCGACATGGGTCAGTCGCTCAACTTGTACATGGCCCAACCAAGCGGTCGCAAGCTGCACGACATGTACATGTTGGCCTGGAACGTCGGCCTGAAAACGACTTACTACCTCCGCACGCTCAGCGCGACGCAGGTCGAGAAGTCGACGATCGACGTCAATCGTTTCGGCATCCAACCTCGCTGGATGAAGAACGCCAGCGCTTCGGCCGATATCCGCGTCGATCGCGGTGATGCCGCCGAAATATTGGACGAACTGCCGCCGGAACAACCGAAGGCCTGCAATCTGGACGGCGACTGCGAATCTTGCCAGTAG
- a CDS encoding alkene reductase gives MSQSPLMQPLMLGNLELKNRVVMAPLTRARAGKDRVPTEMMAEYYAQRASAGLIISEATVISEQAIGWINTPGIYNDEQVAGWANVVRSVHAAGGKMFLQLWHMGRSSHSSFHDGQPPVSASAIKISPSAGEAHTYDGKQPYETPRALTSEEIPGVVADYRAAAAHAQAAGFDGVEIHAANGYLIDQFLQSKTNHRTDLYGGSIENRYRFLGEVVAAVTEVFDASQVGVRLSPNGVYNDMGSADFREQFTYAAEQLSPLGLAYLHVVDGLAFGFHENGKPMTLAEFRQVFSGLLMGNCGYDQEMAEAAIESGAADLIAFGRPFISNPDLAERFAHQWPLAPIADTKLWYGAGPDAQGYTDFPTFAEASAAR, from the coding sequence ATGTCGCAATCGCCGCTGATGCAGCCGTTGATGCTGGGAAATTTGGAGCTGAAGAACCGCGTCGTCATGGCGCCGCTGACGCGCGCCAGAGCGGGCAAAGATCGCGTGCCGACCGAAATGATGGCCGAATATTACGCGCAACGCGCCTCGGCCGGCTTGATCATCTCGGAAGCGACGGTGATCTCCGAGCAAGCGATCGGTTGGATCAATACGCCGGGCATCTATAACGACGAGCAAGTCGCCGGTTGGGCCAATGTGGTTCGCTCGGTGCATGCGGCTGGAGGCAAGATGTTCCTGCAACTGTGGCACATGGGGCGTTCTTCGCACAGCAGCTTTCATGACGGGCAACCGCCGGTTTCCGCGTCGGCGATCAAAATTTCGCCATCAGCAGGGGAAGCGCATACCTACGACGGGAAACAGCCGTACGAGACGCCGCGTGCGCTGACGAGCGAAGAAATCCCCGGCGTTGTGGCTGACTATCGCGCCGCGGCAGCGCACGCCCAAGCGGCTGGCTTTGATGGAGTTGAGATTCACGCCGCCAACGGCTATTTGATCGACCAGTTTTTGCAATCGAAAACCAATCACCGCACCGATTTGTACGGCGGCTCGATCGAAAACCGCTATCGCTTCTTAGGAGAAGTGGTCGCTGCGGTGACCGAAGTCTTCGACGCATCGCAGGTCGGCGTTCGCTTGTCTCCCAACGGCGTCTACAACGACATGGGCTCCGCCGACTTCCGCGAGCAGTTCACTTACGCCGCCGAGCAGCTCTCGCCGCTCGGTCTGGCCTATCTGCATGTCGTCGACGGACTGGCGTTTGGATTTCATGAAAATGGAAAACCGATGACCTTGGCGGAATTTCGGCAGGTCTTTTCGGGTCTGCTGATGGGCAATTGCGGCTACGACCAAGAAATGGCCGAAGCGGCGATCGAGAGCGGGGCCGCCGACCTGATCGCATTTGGGCGACCATTCATCAGTAATCCCGACTTGGCGGAGCGTTTCGCGCACCAATGGCCGCTCGCCCCCATCGCCGACACGAAGCTGTGGTATGGCGCAGGTCCCGACGCGCAGGGCTACACCGACTTTCCAACCTTCGCCGAGGCGTCTGCAGCACGTTAA
- a CDS encoding TraR/DksA C4-type zinc finger protein has protein sequence MERLEISCPDCHWHLICDHLAMVRQLTTLGMFRREEEPNADLVVELFRRSAGKLSCGDCSRIGLKVDLPRDDEEEWDQRRVCQVCRQPIPLERLEVFPDADTCVGCREKLDNADDHATPDFCPKCGEIMSLSTSRGGGMTRYKMRCPRCK, from the coding sequence ATGGAACGCCTCGAAATCTCTTGTCCAGACTGCCATTGGCATCTTATCTGCGATCATCTGGCGATGGTTCGTCAGTTGACGACGCTCGGGATGTTTCGTCGCGAAGAAGAACCCAACGCCGATCTCGTCGTCGAACTCTTCCGTCGCAGCGCCGGCAAGTTGTCGTGCGGCGACTGTAGTCGGATCGGCTTGAAAGTCGATCTTCCTCGCGATGACGAAGAAGAGTGGGATCAGCGCCGCGTTTGTCAGGTTTGTCGCCAACCGATTCCGCTGGAGCGGCTCGAAGTTTTTCCAGACGCCGATACGTGCGTCGGCTGTCGCGAAAAGCTGGACAACGCCGACGATCACGCCACGCCCGACTTTTGCCCCAAGTGCGGCGAGATCATGTCTCTTTCCACCAGTCGCGGCGGCGGCATGACCCGTTACAAAATGCGGTGCCCCCGATGCAAATAA
- a CDS encoding esterase/lipase family protein has product MIDSAISRRREKVALIHGFFSSSLWMNRLERRIRADGFTTQAFGYVTLIGDIEAYAQRFAEALRQIDREEDVDRLHIIGHSLGGLVTRRALQIYRPTRLGRVIFMASPHRGLFAGRFWGGLLGLLHCRAVGQMSDVPDSYVNQMAPPDFEFAVIAAAHDHLVTEQSAKLEGHADYRLYPTMHTALLLRRDVAQDVCSYLEHGRFLDASLTKAAR; this is encoded by the coding sequence ATGATTGATTCGGCAATATCAAGACGTAGAGAAAAAGTGGCGCTCATCCATGGGTTCTTTTCCTCCAGTTTGTGGATGAATCGATTAGAACGGCGGATACGGGCCGACGGCTTTACCACGCAAGCGTTTGGGTATGTCACCCTGATCGGCGATATCGAAGCGTACGCGCAAAGATTCGCCGAGGCGCTGCGTCAAATCGATAGGGAAGAGGACGTCGATCGACTGCACATCATCGGGCACAGCTTGGGAGGGCTAGTGACGCGGCGCGCGTTGCAGATTTATCGTCCGACGCGTCTCGGTCGCGTTATTTTTATGGCGAGCCCGCATCGTGGACTGTTTGCGGGAAGATTTTGGGGAGGTCTGCTCGGTCTGTTGCACTGCCGCGCCGTCGGACAAATGTCGGACGTCCCTGACAGCTATGTGAATCAAATGGCGCCGCCAGATTTTGAGTTTGCCGTAATCGCGGCGGCGCACGATCACTTGGTGACCGAGCAGTCGGCCAAACTGGAAGGGCACGCCGACTATCGGCTCTATCCGACGATGCATACGGCGCTGCTGCTGCGGCGTGACGTGGCCCAAGATGTTTGCAGCTATCTTGAACATGGACGCTTTCTCGACGCTTCTCTTACGAAAGCCGCAAGATGA